The following proteins are encoded in a genomic region of Saccharopolyspora antimicrobica:
- a CDS encoding ferredoxin encodes MAVRADGRLADSPMRPVRCDACGGQVEVRKSSWEQTSIQWHADSLRACAERRAARPGTGPNGEFFSGCTALRDSVRAAATRGEIPIQVED; translated from the coding sequence ATGGCGGTCCGCGCCGACGGCCGGTTGGCCGACTCCCCCATGCGGCCCGTGCGTTGCGACGCCTGCGGTGGTCAGGTCGAGGTCCGCAAGAGCAGCTGGGAGCAGACCAGCATCCAGTGGCACGCCGACTCGCTGCGCGCCTGCGCCGAGCGTCGCGCCGCGCGGCCCGGGACCGGCCCGAACGGCGAGTTCTTCAGCGGCTGCACGGCATTGCGCGATTCCGTGCGCGCGGCGGCGACCCGAGGCGAGATCCCGATCCAGGTGGAGGACTG
- the hsaA gene encoding 3-hydroxy-9,10-secoandrosta-1,3,5(10)-triene-9,17-dione monooxygenase oxygenase subunit, which yields MLERIRDVLPAIAERARDAEESRRLPAETVADLVSAGAFRMLQPERFGGLEGDPAQFYEVVREVSAVCGSTGWVLSVLGVHPWHVGLFPGEAQEEVWADGPDALICSSYAPIGRLRAVDGGCVLNGRWSFASGCDHANWALLGGLVVGDGGRPVDFLSVLVPRADFQVLDVWDPVGLRGTGSNDVVVDKAFVPDHRIVRNYDIAQLRGPGRAVNRGPLYAMPFGAVFTTAVAAPVVGVVAGSYAGYVSVMRDRVRLSLGGGRFVEDQGAQVAVARAASEIDAAVLQLDRNITELYDHAVRGAEIPAELRLRTRRDQVRATERAVGAIDLLFQSAGGNSLRRGNPVERAWRDAHAGSMHVANDAQRALALYGKGEFDLPVEDTLV from the coding sequence GTGCTGGAACGGATCCGCGACGTGCTGCCGGCGATCGCGGAGCGAGCCCGGGACGCGGAGGAGTCCCGGCGACTGCCGGCGGAGACGGTGGCGGACCTGGTTTCGGCCGGTGCGTTCCGGATGCTGCAACCGGAGCGGTTCGGCGGTCTGGAAGGCGATCCGGCGCAGTTCTACGAGGTCGTCCGCGAGGTGTCGGCGGTGTGCGGCTCCACCGGCTGGGTGCTCTCGGTGCTCGGCGTGCACCCGTGGCACGTCGGCCTGTTCCCGGGCGAAGCGCAGGAGGAGGTCTGGGCGGACGGCCCGGATGCGCTGATCTGCTCCTCGTACGCACCCATCGGGCGGCTCCGCGCGGTTGACGGCGGCTGCGTGCTCAACGGCAGGTGGAGCTTCGCCTCTGGCTGCGATCACGCGAACTGGGCGCTGCTCGGCGGGTTGGTCGTCGGCGACGGCGGGCGACCGGTCGACTTCCTCAGCGTCCTGGTTCCCCGCGCGGACTTCCAGGTGCTGGACGTGTGGGATCCCGTCGGCCTGCGCGGCACCGGGAGCAACGATGTCGTCGTGGACAAGGCGTTCGTGCCTGATCACCGGATCGTCCGCAACTACGACATCGCGCAGCTGCGCGGCCCCGGCCGGGCGGTGAACCGGGGGCCGCTGTACGCGATGCCGTTCGGCGCGGTGTTCACCACGGCGGTCGCGGCACCGGTCGTCGGCGTCGTGGCGGGCAGCTACGCCGGCTACGTCTCGGTCATGCGCGACCGGGTGCGGCTGAGCCTCGGCGGTGGCCGCTTCGTGGAGGACCAGGGCGCTCAGGTGGCGGTGGCGCGCGCGGCATCGGAGATCGACGCGGCGGTCCTGCAACTGGACCGCAACATCACCGAGCTCTACGACCACGCGGTGCGCGGCGCGGAGATCCCGGCGGAGCTGCGGCTGCGCACCCGCCGGGACCAGGTGCGCGCCACCGAGCGCGCGGTGGGGGCCATCGACCTGCTCTTCCAGAGCGCAGGCGGGAATTCGCTGCGACGGGGCAACCCGGTCGAACGGGCCTGGCGCGACGCGCACGCGGGCAGCATGCACGTGGCCAACGACGCGCAGCGCGCGCTCGCGCTGTACGGCAAGGGGGAGTTCGACCTGCCGGTCGAGGACACGCTGGTCTGA
- a CDS encoding TetR family transcriptional regulator, whose translation MPRIAEARPPAEPSSQEQKARQRRILRAAASLATERGLDRVQMQDVAKEAGVAIATLYRYFPSKTHLFTAVMAEQVEQLDGLARPPRPGQDPVEAVCELLLRSSRKLLSRPLLASAMMQSNVQANAATVSEAIRIDKLMQDAVLRMLGIDSPTARDIRLVSLVIECWYGMLSSALNGRLSMADVEEEISLACGLLLAARSNA comes from the coding sequence GTGCCCAGAATCGCCGAGGCCAGGCCGCCCGCGGAGCCCAGCTCGCAGGAGCAGAAGGCGCGTCAGCGCCGGATCCTGCGAGCCGCCGCGAGCCTCGCCACCGAGCGAGGGCTCGACCGCGTGCAGATGCAGGACGTGGCGAAGGAAGCAGGCGTCGCGATCGCCACGCTGTACCGCTACTTCCCCTCGAAGACGCACCTGTTCACCGCCGTCATGGCCGAGCAGGTGGAGCAGCTGGACGGCCTGGCGCGCCCGCCGCGGCCCGGGCAGGACCCGGTCGAGGCGGTGTGCGAGCTGCTGCTGCGCTCCAGCCGGAAGCTGCTGAGCCGCCCGCTGCTGGCCAGCGCGATGATGCAGTCCAACGTCCAGGCCAACGCCGCGACGGTCAGCGAAGCGATCCGCATCGACAAGCTGATGCAGGACGCGGTGCTGCGGATGCTGGGCATCGACAGCCCGACGGCCCGGGACATCCGCCTGGTGAGCCTGGTGATCGAGTGCTGGTACGGGATGCTGAGCTCGGCGCTCAACGGCAGGCTGTCCATGGCCGACGTGGAGGAGGAGATCAGCCTGGCCTGCGGTCTCCTCCTCGCCGCCCGCTCCAACGCCTAG